TTTTCTACGGCAATTGCTTCGAATTTCAAAGGATTCCCTCAAATAATTTAAAATGATAGAATATTGAGCGGGCTGGTTTACAGAGTTACAAAAACCCATAAATGAATAATTTAGACCAGTAAAGGCAGTAACCATAAATAAGACCACCGATATACTGGATTTTGCGGCGATGATGAAAGTTACCCCGGCTGAGCAAAAGATGATGAGAACAATTTCCTGATGCCGCACTTTTTACTTTAATTTATTCATTATTTTTTTTCGATTACCATACTTTTCGATTACTGGGACAATTCAAATAATTCTTCAATTGTTTTCAATTTAATAACTGTTTAAATTCAATAACTGTTTAAGTTTAAGAACTGTTTATCTTCAGGAGTATAATTAAAAATTTATATCTAGCTTGCAGACCATTTTCTGAAGGGGTGTTAATTATCAGTCAGTACGAATTGAGTGAACTCATAAAGAAAATCAAAGAAAAAAGCCCTTTTGAATGTAAAGAAAACCCGCGAAGCAGGCCTCGTGCCTTAAAAATTATCATAAGCAAACTGTACTATTCCCTGGACTATAAAAATGAGCCTCAGGCAACCCGGGAAAAGGTAACTCAAATGCTTCTTTACCACGGGCAGTTCAGCAGGGAAGAGATCGACGAAGCTTTCAGAATGGCTTCAAGAGAAACCACAGATTATTCCATAGAATTCCTGAAGCAGCATCCTGAGCTTGCAAGAGTTGAGGCATTGAAGAATAAAGAGTTCCCTGATGAGGAAGACGAAGGATTAAAAACGTCCATTGAAGGAATGGATAAACTTACAGAAACAAAGTATATTTTTCCTCACTATACCTGAAATTCCCTCAAGTCCGATAAAAATTTCGGAAAGAGGTGAAATGAGGAGAAAAGCAAATGAATACGGCAGGAAAAAAATTAAACAATTGTAAGCAAATTGACAAAAAACTGGAACTGTAAATATAAACCGGATAGATAAAAAAGATAAAATTAATGGACTGAGGAAAAATAGGAAGCCTCTTATTTAGAGGCTCTATTAATTCGTTAAATCAAAGTGTGTTTTCCTCTTCTGAGAGGATTACTTGATCTCTAGTTACTCAATCTCTATCTTCTTTTTCGGCTCTTCAATTTTCGCTTTTGGCAGCATTATGGTCAGGACTCCATTGTCCATTTTTGCACAGGCTCCTTCTTCCCTGACACTGGAAGGCAGGCGAACAGCACGGTAAAATTGTGTATATGCTCTCTCCCTCCGCAGGTACCCTTCTTCTTCGGATTCCTTTTCCTTGCCGGATTTTGCGCTGATCTCAAGCATATCCTCTTTGAGGTTAATTTCTACGTCCTCTTTATTAATTCCAGGCAGGTCTGTAGTAACCAGAAGCTTGTCGTCTTCTTCCTTTATGTCAATGGCAGGAGTGTATACTTTTCCGCCACCCCATTCTTCCATGGGCATGAAGTCTTCAAACAGCTGGTTCAGGCGTTCCTGTGTTCTTTTAATCTCTTCAAAAGGATCCCAGCGTGCGGGTCCTGAAAATGATCTTTTAGCAGGCCATCTCATCTTTTATTCCCCCTTAAGTAAAAAAATTATGCAGATATAGTTTGCTATTTTGAATATATTGAGAAAGGATATATAAGTTTTCTCAGGTAATTTCACAAAAATGTACTTAAAAAAGGAATCACAAATGAATAAAATGTGCAAAATGAAAAAAATCCCGAGAAACCCGGTTAAAAGGGATTTCAGGAGAAAACTAAAAGGTTCCGGGTCTGGAACTTATATAAAGCAATATAAGGACCTGGTAAGAGAGAACCTTGCAAAGAACATAAAGATTCTGATAACATAGAATATTATAAAAATCTGGTAACAGAAAAACTTATAAAGAGCCTGAAAAAATTTAGCTCTTTATAAGAATTCCTATGAGGTCTGAAGCTTTTACGAGTCCCATAGAGCCATTTTTAACTGATTCCTCATCAAAGGCTTCCACATTGTCCGTTTCTGGTTTATCAGTTCTGTAGATAGCAAACGGAATAGGGTCTCGTGTATGGGTCTTTACTGATATAGGGGTAGGATGGTCAGGAAGTACAAGGATTGTAAAAGGCTCATCTGAGTTTTCTGCGTATTCAAGGATAGGGGCAACTATGCGGCTGTCAAAATCCTCAACTGCCTTCAACTTTTTCTCAATGCTGCCTTCGTGCCCTGCCTCATCAGGAGCCTCGACATGCACGAAAACAAGATCTCTGGTTTTCAATGCTTCAATAGCTGCTCTGACCTTCCCCTCATAATTGGTATCCAGGTAACCGGTTGCTCCGTGGACTTCAATTACATCCAGCCCGGCATAAATCCCGATTCCCTTAAGCAAATCCACTGCGGAAATGACAGCTCCTTTTTTCCCATAAAGTTTCATAAAAGCCGTGAACTTCGGGGCGTAGCCCTGCCCCCAGACCCAGATAGAGTTTGCAGGGTTTTTTCCTTCCTCCACTCGTTTAAGGTTAACGGGATGCAGTTCCAGAACAACCTTGGAAGCTTCAATAAGCTCTGAGAAAAACTCCCCGTCTTTTCCTCTGGGCAGATATTTATCTATTTTCTCTCCTGTGATATCGTGCGGAGGTGTGCATTCCGTTTCTGCCCCCAGGTTATTTCCGGCAACGATAAGGTGCCTGTAACTTATTCCCGGATAAAACCTGATATTCTCTGTACTGAGTTCGTAATCAAGAGTATCAATCAAAATCTCTGCTTCATCACTGCTGATATGCCCTGCACTGTAGTCTTTTATCATCCCGTGCTCTGTGGTAATAAGATTGCACCTGAAAGCCACATCGTCCGCTGCAAGAGCTACTCCCATACTCGCAGCTTCCAGAGGAGCCCTTCCTGAGTAATAGGTTGCCGGGTCGTATCCCAGAATTGACATATTTGCAACGTCGCTTCCTGGAGGAAAACTATCAGGTACGGTCTTTGCAAGCCCGGCTCTCCCGCGCGCTGCAATGGAATCCATAGCAGGTGTTCGGGCTGCCTGTAGAATAGTCCTGTTACCCAGTTTCTCTATAGGGTAATCCGCCATTCCGTCTCCTATAAGTATGGCATATTTCATTGCTTCACCTTTTTCCAACTGCTTTAGCCATTTCTTCTTGCGGATAAAATATATCACTTTCTACCAGATACCTGAATAATATTTTTTTGGCACCTGCCAGCAAGCTTTTTCTGCTGATCCTAATGTTTCAATTCCTATACCCATTTTACACAAACATTATAATATAGTATCCATATCCTATACACGACACGCTCTCAAAGTAAAATATATTAAGTGGCAGGAGAGCCAGAACATAATCTTCTTTACATGCAGGATAATTTATAAAAAAGCAACCTGCAGACGTAACAGTGTATATTTCAGGGCTAAAATAATGCTAGCCAGGATTTAGCCGTAAATTCTGATCGCAATGGTCAGATTAATTAAGATTCAGAACACTAAGGATAACATAGTACAAAAAATTAAAATGTGAGATACCCGACTTAATGCTAAAACGTGATCCGATCATGAAAATAGTAATGAAATTTGGAGGAACTTCCGTTGGGGACGGAAAAAAGATCCGTCATGTTGCCCATCTTCTCAAAAAATACAATGAGGAGGGCAACCAGATTGTGGTGGTAACCTCGGCACTCGGTGGAGTAACCGATAGGCTTCTGGAAAATGCTCGCCTTGCCTCAACAAAGGGCAAGGTTTCGCTTGTCAAAGAATTTAAAACAGAACTTACAAACAAACACCACGAAGCCGTGAGGGACGCCATTGAAGACCCCAATGTCGCAAAAGATGTCCTCCACATCCTTGACCTCAGGATTGACGAGCTTGAAAAAGCCCTGATCGGTATCTGCTATCTGGGTGAACTTACAAACAGGTCAATCGATTATATTTCTTCGTACGGAGAACGTCTGGCGGCTCCAATAATTTCAGGCGCTGTCCGATCCCTGGGGATCCCATCAATCGAATACACCGGGGGAGAGGCAGGGATTTTAACCACATCGGATTACGGAAACGCCCGTCCTCTTGAAAAGACATACGAGCTCGTATCAAAAAGGCTTGGGTGCAGGCTTGATTCTCATATCCTTGTGGTCACAGGCTTCATAGGGGAAAATGAAGACGGGATAATTACCACCCTTGGAAGAAGCGGGTCCGATTTCTCAGCTTCCATACTTGGAGCAGCCCTGAAAGCTGACGAGATCTGGCTCTGGAAAGAAGTTAACGGGATCATGACAACGGACCCGAGAATCGTTCCCGAAGCAAAGACCATCCCGCAGATCTCATATGCAGAAGCCATGGAACTCTCTTATTTCGGAGCAAACGTTCTGCACCCGCGTACTATTGAACCGGCAATGCGCGAACACATTCCCGTAAGGGTCAAAAACACCTTTGATCCGGAGTTCCCCGGTACACTGGTAGTATCTGAGAAGTTCCAGTGCAAGCATGTTGTAAAGGCAGTGAGCCTGATCAAAAATGTAGCCCTTATTAACATCTCAGGCGCGGAAATGGCAGGGACAATCGGGACTGTAGCAAGGCTCTTTACCGCTCTTGCAAGGGCAGGGGTAAATATTGTTATGATCAGCCAGGGGTCCTCAGAGTCCAACCTATCTTTCGTTGTCAGTGAGGCTCATGTGGAACCTGCGTTAAAAGCTCTTCATGCAGAATTCAACCGTGAAATCATAAAGGAAATTACTTCGGACAAAAATGTATGTGTGGTTGCGGTTGTTGGTGCTGGGATGGCAGGAACTCCCGGAGTGGCAAAAAGGGTATTCGGAGCACTTGGGAATTCAATGATTAATATTATTATGATAAGCCAGGGCTCTTCCCAGTACAATATCTCTTTCGTTGTCAGGGAAGATGACGCATTTGCCGCAGTCAAGACACTGCACGACGAATTCGAACTTTATAATGGAAATGGAATTGAAAAAAAGCTGTAAAGCTTGCAGGAATGGTCACAGAATGAGTGAAAAGCACTTAACATACGCGGATTCGGGCGTGGATATTAAAGAGGAAGAAAAAACTGTCAAAACCCTTATCGACAAATTAAGTTATGTTCGAAAAGGTATAGGAGCCCCACTTACAGGAATAGGGCACTATGCAGGGCTTCTCGACTTCGGAGAGTATGCCCTGGCAATGACAACTGACGGAGTCGGCTCAAAAGTACTTATTGCTAATGAGATGCAGCGCTGGAACACCGTCGGAATAGACTGCATCGCAATGAATGTTAACGACCTTCTTGCAATAGGGGCCGAACCTGTAGCCTTTGTGGACTATCTTGCCCTGGAGAAGCATGAAGAAGGCTTTGCCGAACAGATCGGAGAGGGACTGCTGAAAGGAGCCGAAATCTCCAGGATGTCCATTGTAGGCGGAGAGACCGCTACTCTTCCCGATATAATTAAAGGTTTTGACCTGGCAGGCACCTGTCTCGGATACCTTAAAAAAGAGGATATTATCGAAGGAGGAAGGGTCCGGGTAGGCGACGTAATTGTCGGCATCCCGAGTACAGGCGTCCACAGTAACGGTTACACCCTTGTGAGAAAAATCATACAGGAATCCGGGTACTCCTATCACGACCCCTGCCCCTATGACAGTTCAAAAACCATAGGAGATGACCTTCTTGAGCCCACGAGGATCTATATTGAAGTCCTTGATGTCCTTAAAGCGTGTGAAGTCCACGGGCTTGCTCACATAACCGGAAGCGGGCTTTTGAAACTGAGAAGGGTTACAAAACTCGGTTTTGATTTCTACGACCCCCTAGAGCCCCAGGAGATTTTCAAATTCCTGCGGAAAGAAGGCGGAGTCGATGACCTTGAGATGTACAGGACCTTCAATATGGGAATGGGCTTTTTGATCATCCTTCCGGAAAAAGACGCCGAGAAAGCTGCAGAAATAACAGGTGGAAAAATCGTAGGCAAAATCGTGGAAAGCGGGATCAGGGTTAAAGACCTGGTAATAGAGTAAAAATGTAAAACTTAATCCTGTATCAACTTAGAGGGAAAGAAAAGAAAAATGCTCTTTTCCCCTACGTTGAAATCTTTTCTGCTTCTCTGCTGTGATAGCCCAATTTTTTAATCCGGAAAGGAGTGACTTCTGGACGGCTTCTTACAAGAACGGCTTCTTATTATTGCGGTTATTTTAAACTTATTTTTTCCACATATTAAGATAGCTGGCCGAGGATGCGCCTGAGCTTTCAGAAGTCTTTGCCTTTTTTATTGGGCCTGTTCCCTTTCCCTTTTCTGCATCTCTGAGCCGATTGATCTCCTTTATGCTGTCATCGTTCTCTATGCTCAGGACAAATGATCCATGACAGGGTTTGGTATAAGGAAAAATCAGGGCATTTCCCTTCGCTCCCATAGCAATGGGCGGTACTCCTATTATGTAGTAGTCCTTGAATATCTTGTAGCCCGGGGACACATAGTAGACTTCATCCGAGTTTTTCTCAATATACTCTCTTGCTTCTTTGAAGCTTATCCTGTCCAGGAGGATTGTATATTTCATCTGTTCAATACAACTCATCTGGCTATTTCCCCCATTATTTTATCCAGTTTGTTTTTAAGTCGAACAGGATTGTGAACATCCTGTGTAACTATTTTCTCACAATCGAACTCTATAGTTTGAGCTAATTCCTCAGCGTGCCTTCCAAAGACGATTGAATACATTCTGACCTGAGAAATAGCGCTTACCGTCGCTGCATAAGTCACTCCTGAATCATTATGCATGAAGGCAAAGCATATGTCAAAATCCGCTCTTTTTTCAATAATGTCTTCCAGAGTTTTATCAAGGTCTACCAGCTTTTTTGCATAATACCCGTCAGAATCAGAAATTTTCAAAAGCTTGGTTGCGGCATTTGTTCCGGCAACGGTGACATCGAATCCTGACTGGGTAAGCTTATGAGAAAGATACAGGGCAATACTGGTTTGAATCGGGACCTCTGGACATCCCATCATGAGGAGAACTTTTACGCCGGTCATAACATTTCCTCTCTGAGATATTTTGTCTGTAAGAATGGCTTATTGGTTAATCCTGAATTTCAACCTTTGCAATTGAGATTCACAGAAGCTATTGAAAAAACGGAAACATTCAGGCCAACCATTTATTTTCAGGTCTACTTTTCAAGCAACAAAATCAAGCTGTTTACTGTTCTCATGTTATCATTAATTAAATATAAAAATTGTCGGACCCGTTTTGATAGAGATCTCGAATTCTCTCCAATGTCAATAAATAAGGAATTCACAGAATTCTCTATTTTATTTTCAGAATTCTATATTCTCTATTTTCATTTTCTAAATGTTATATTCTCTATTTTCATTTTCTAAATGTTATATTCTATATATCATATCTTCGTAATTTTAATTGGTGGATTAACTGGAGGTCACCTGAGGCAGTAATATCTACCGGAATTTTCCGGATTACTTGAAAAACATAAAAGGTACAAAAATGGTGTGTTTAAGCGAATATGACTTTGACATTCTTCTAAAGAACGCCACTCTGAAAGAGTGTGAAACCCTTATTAAGGAACGTTCGGAGGAAGTATATCTCGTACCCGGTGGGTACGCAGTAAAAGGTATTATCCTTATGGGTGCAACTGTTCCTGTTGGTTTTTCAGGAAATGACATTATATTTCAATTTATAAAGCCCTGTTTCGGCCTGTTTGTTATCAGGCTGAGAAATGAAGCAGAAGTAATTAGGAGACTTAGAGACCAATATAAAAAAGATAAAAATGTAAAAAAGATAAAATAATCTCATAAACCTGCTCTTATCTATTGTTTAAATTTTAACTTTTCCGGTACATTCAGTCCTGCACTTGAAGAACCCGGCTGCAGGTAGTTCGTGAATTGTGGTCGCAACAATCATGCCTTCTCCGATTTCTTTCACAGCCATTATGGGCCTGCCTCTTTCGTCTTCAAGAACAACCCGGGCATCGGTTTCTGAAAAATAGCCATCGCATCCTGCAGGAGGAATAATGTTTTCAATAAGTTTCTGAGCTTCGTGCTCACCTACAGGACGGGGTGTACATGGGTTTTCTTCCATCACATATTTTAGAGAGAAAGGAAGCCATTCATATTCGTAATCGGGCACAAGAGGACTGAAGATTAGAAGGGTCCCACCTTTTGCCACGAACTTTTCAAGGGAGCGTTTGCCGCGTTCAAGCCCGACTCCTGTTTTTGTGTACTGTTTATTTGCAAAACCTGTAGGCAGGACAAGAATTTTACAGGCAGGCAGATAAGGAGTTCCAAGTGACGTTGAGAGTGCACGGCTGCATTCAAGCCCATACTCTATGAAGAGTTTTTCAAAAAGAAGAGGGCAGTCCCAGAGAATAATTACATCACTCATAAAAAAGGATAGTGAACTCCCACATATGAATTTATCCATGTGAACAAAGATTCAGGGAGTAAGAGAAGGTTCGGATGATATCAGCCGGGATTCGGGAATACGAATGTTATTCAGGTTTTTTCCGAACTCAAAAACTATCATGTGAGGGCTGGAAGTGACTGTGAAAGGATGCCCAATGCATTTGAAAATATTTGAATAGTAGCAAATAACACGTTCACAAACTTTACTGTCGCAATAGTCGTGAATTAATCTTACATATTCGCTGCCTTTCTCGGTGCAGACTTCGATTTCGGTTCCTATATTGTCGGTGAGGTAAAGAGCTTTGAAAATCATTATGTGCTCTGAAAGGGTGAAAGCCTCAGGGGGTTTGCCTGTAAATAACTCAAATTCTCTTGCAATATCGTCAACTGAAGGGAGATCTCCGGAAACAAAAGCTTCAAAAACTTTCTTATTCATGCTGAGCCGCTGGTAGTTTTGCTCCCTATAGATTTTGATAAGATTTTTCCAGAATTCGGGTCTTTTCCGGATTTCCTTAAAAGTGCTCTCCATCGGTCCGAAGTATTCTTCAAGCCCTTTAGGAATTTTCTCATAGTCAAGAAACTCAAATCGCCTGAGATAGACCTTGGTCACGTTTGACCTGCTAAATAAACCCTGTATATCGAGCTTCATCTGTTTTGCAAGAAAGAGAGAAAGGCTGTGGGCAATTACTCCCCTGAAACAGGGATTGCCATTTGAAAGAGTGAGGATTACAGATTCCGGTTCAGGGCTTCCGGTGCACTCTGCATCGACTTTAATTTTCCAACCCAGTCTATTATTCAGTACGTTTACATAATCAATAAAATCAGGGATCTTTTTAATAGTATACGGGTTTATTAACTCGTATACAGTTGATTCTTCAATAAGCAAACCTGAAGTTTTCCTGATAAACCATTCAAGCATTGTATGATGGATGAGCAGGAATTCTTCCTCTTCAATCATTCTGTTGCGGGATTCTGCACCCCTTGAAGCCTGGTTTGAGTCTTTAGAGTTTTGATCTCCTTTTTCCCCATTTTTTTCATCAATAAGCTGACAGGCAGTTTCTATAGAGTCCCTTATTGCTGCACTCAAATTTCCATTATTTTTGTCCAGAAAGGGCTTTAATTTATCTATATAACACTGGTCAATTGAGATATTTTTTCGGACTATCAAAAGGACATCCTCTTTTCCCTTTTTGGAGTTGAAGGAGATTCGAATTTTCCTCGCTCGCCTCACTATTTGATATTTATGAATCAGTACTAGATAGTAGTTATTACTTATTAATTTTTTTGTTGGAGCATTGAACGGAATATTTATATTTAGTAATTTGAGA
This window of the Methanosarcina mazei S-6 genome carries:
- a CDS encoding Hsp20/alpha crystallin family protein, translated to MRWPAKRSFSGPARWDPFEEIKRTQERLNQLFEDFMPMEEWGGGKVYTPAIDIKEEDDKLLVTTDLPGINKEDVEINLKEDMLEISAKSGKEKESEEEGYLRRERAYTQFYRAVRLPSSVREEGACAKMDNGVLTIMLPKAKIEEPKKKIEIE
- a CDS encoding cofactor-independent phosphoglycerate mutase — encoded protein: MKYAILIGDGMADYPIEKLGNRTILQAARTPAMDSIAARGRAGLAKTVPDSFPPGSDVANMSILGYDPATYYSGRAPLEAASMGVALAADDVAFRCNLITTEHGMIKDYSAGHISSDEAEILIDTLDYELSTENIRFYPGISYRHLIVAGNNLGAETECTPPHDITGEKIDKYLPRGKDGEFFSELIEASKVVLELHPVNLKRVEEGKNPANSIWVWGQGYAPKFTAFMKLYGKKGAVISAVDLLKGIGIYAGLDVIEVHGATGYLDTNYEGKVRAAIEALKTRDLVFVHVEAPDEAGHEGSIEKKLKAVEDFDSRIVAPILEYAENSDEPFTILVLPDHPTPISVKTHTRDPIPFAIYRTDKPETDNVEAFDEESVKNGSMGLVKASDLIGILIKS
- a CDS encoding aspartate kinase, with protein sequence MKIVMKFGGTSVGDGKKIRHVAHLLKKYNEEGNQIVVVTSALGGVTDRLLENARLASTKGKVSLVKEFKTELTNKHHEAVRDAIEDPNVAKDVLHILDLRIDELEKALIGICYLGELTNRSIDYISSYGERLAAPIISGAVRSLGIPSIEYTGGEAGILTTSDYGNARPLEKTYELVSKRLGCRLDSHILVVTGFIGENEDGIITTLGRSGSDFSASILGAALKADEIWLWKEVNGIMTTDPRIVPEAKTIPQISYAEAMELSYFGANVLHPRTIEPAMREHIPVRVKNTFDPEFPGTLVVSEKFQCKHVVKAVSLIKNVALINISGAEMAGTIGTVARLFTALARAGVNIVMISQGSSESNLSFVVSEAHVEPALKALHAEFNREIIKEITSDKNVCVVAVVGAGMAGTPGVAKRVFGALGNSMINIIMISQGSSQYNISFVVREDDAFAAVKTLHDEFELYNGNGIEKKL
- the purM gene encoding phosphoribosylformylglycinamidine cyclo-ligase, with the protein product MSEKHLTYADSGVDIKEEEKTVKTLIDKLSYVRKGIGAPLTGIGHYAGLLDFGEYALAMTTDGVGSKVLIANEMQRWNTVGIDCIAMNVNDLLAIGAEPVAFVDYLALEKHEEGFAEQIGEGLLKGAEISRMSIVGGETATLPDIIKGFDLAGTCLGYLKKEDIIEGGRVRVGDVIVGIPSTGVHSNGYTLVRKIIQESGYSYHDPCPYDSSKTIGDDLLEPTRIYIEVLDVLKACEVHGLAHITGSGLLKLRRVTKLGFDFYDPLEPQEIFKFLRKEGGVDDLEMYRTFNMGMGFLIILPEKDAEKAAEITGGKIVGKIVESGIRVKDLVIE
- a CDS encoding DUF1894 domain-containing protein, whose translation is MSCIEQMKYTILLDRISFKEAREYIEKNSDEVYYVSPGYKIFKDYYIIGVPPIAMGAKGNALIFPYTKPCHGSFVLSIENDDSIKEINRLRDAEKGKGTGPIKKAKTSESSGASSASYLNMWKK
- a CDS encoding DUF1890 domain-containing protein, which encodes MTGVKVLLMMGCPEVPIQTSIALYLSHKLTQSGFDVTVAGTNAATKLLKISDSDGYYAKKLVDLDKTLEDIIEKRADFDICFAFMHNDSGVTYAATVSAISQVRMYSIVFGRHAEELAQTIEFDCEKIVTQDVHNPVRLKNKLDKIMGEIAR
- a CDS encoding DUF1894 domain-containing protein, translating into MKNIKGTKMVCLSEYDFDILLKNATLKECETLIKERSEEVYLVPGGYAVKGIILMGATVPVGFSGNDIIFQFIKPCFGLFVIRLRNEAEVIRRLRDQYKKDKNVKKIK